One window of the Onychostoma macrolepis isolate SWU-2019 chromosome 21, ASM1243209v1, whole genome shotgun sequence genome contains the following:
- the LOC131529367 gene encoding transmembrane gamma-carboxyglutamic acid protein 3 isoform X2, with protein MSSDLSAFLDGKDANSLLKRFPRANGFLEEFRPGNIERECAEESCSFEEANEVFENKERTMEFWKNRSIYTVNSNADSRSERPETVYMVVPLLGVALLIIIALFLIWRCQLQKATRRRPAYTQNRYLANRNARSLPRILVHRDPPSHSENSHANDRPSVVVSSGERGGASVTPQDAHHHTNHSQNNRSLYVQDSSLSVASHLSGATPPPSYEEVTGHLESSSDETTAPYSDPPPKYEEIVLEK; from the exons ATGTCTTCCGATCTCTCAGCGTTCCTAGATGGCAAGGATGCAAACTCTCTCCTCAAACGTTTTCCGCGGGCTAATGGCTTCCTGGAGGAATTCCGGCCGGGCAATATTGAGAGGGAGTGTGCCGAAGAGAGCTGCAGCTTTGAGGAGGCCAATGAAGTGTTTGAAAATAAGGAGCGAACG ATGGAGTTCTGGAAAAACCGCAGCATCTACACAGTGAACAGCAATGCTGATTCTCGCTCGGAGCGCCCGGAAACCGTGTACATGGTGGTGCCTCTACTGGGCGTGGCTCTTCTCATCATCATCGCGCTCTTCCTCATCTGGCGCTGTCAACTGCAGAAGGCCACGCGCCGACGTCCGGCCTACACCCAGAACCGCTATCTGGCTAACCGGAACGCCCGCAGCCTCCCGCGCATCCTGGTGCACCGCGACCCTCCCTCGCATTCAGAGAACTCTCACGCCAATGACAGGCCCAGCGTGGTGGTCAGCAGTGGCGAGAGGGGCGGGGCTTCGGTCACGCCGCAAGATGCCCATCATCACACCAACCACTCTCAGAACAATCGCTCCCTGTATGTACAAGATTCGTCTTTGTCCGTGGCTTCCCACCTATCCGGGGCGACCCCACCGCCATCCTACGAGGAAGTTACTGGCCACTTAGAGAGCAGCAGCGATGAGACGACAGCCCCCTACAGTGATCCTCCACCCAAATATGAGGAGATAGTGCTAGAAAAGTGA